One genomic segment of Chitinibacter sp. FCG-7 includes these proteins:
- a CDS encoding biotin/lipoyl-containing protein: MTISYTTHLICAPDLPEAAEVLVFHVKPGQFVGSDTLLMTLLAADQEWPVHAPDDGQIGSLMVEHGDFVNSNDLLLLMEIAEKPSAFALLDFDAEDTSAAHTIVAAPPPITEPVPAAGQLAVSSAAATLAARLGVDLNRLSTETLIDEDAVLEFARQELLTLGKIRKLLA; this comes from the coding sequence ATGACAATCAGCTATACCACGCATCTGATCTGTGCGCCCGATTTACCCGAAGCGGCCGAGGTGCTGGTGTTTCACGTGAAACCGGGGCAGTTTGTCGGCTCTGACACTTTGCTCATGACCTTGCTGGCCGCCGATCAGGAATGGCCAGTGCATGCGCCCGACGATGGCCAGATTGGCAGTTTGATGGTTGAACATGGCGATTTTGTGAACAGCAATGATTTGCTGCTGCTCATGGAGATTGCCGAAAAACCATCGGCTTTTGCTTTGCTCGATTTCGATGCGGAAGACACGTCAGCAGCCCACACCATCGTGGCCGCGCCACCGCCGATCACCGAGCCGGTTCCCGCTGCTGGGCAATTGGCCGTCAGCTCTGCTGCTGCCACACTGGCCGCCAGGCTGGGGGTCGATCTGAATCGCTTGAGCACGGAGACCCTGATCGACGAAGATGCCGTCCTCGAATTTGCCCGTCAGGAATTGCTCACTCTGGGCAAAATCCGCAAATTGCTGGCTTAG
- a CDS encoding acetate/propionate family kinase translates to MSDLVLVINAGSSSIKFSLFETAGSADPQVLFKGQMEGLYVEPKFTAKDAADQKVADEVLPADVPKNHDYALRHMLSWLEQRLGGREIKVVGHRVVHGGTKYSHPERVTPELIAGLEALIPLAPLHEPHNIAPIKILQDLLPNAPQVTCFDTAFHTTQPELNQLFALPYEFAQKEGIRRYGFHGLSYEYIASVLPHIDTRAAEGRTVVAHLGNGSSMAALLGGECQATTMGFTALEGLPMGTRCGSIDGGVLLHLMNHLQMDAKQIETLLYKESGLLGLSGGISSDMRALQSSSEPLAKFAIDYFARRIVRETASLAAAIGGLDCLVFTAGIGENDAITRANVCHQLRWLGVEIDEAANAVRSGEPRRISLADSKVAVYVIPTNEELMIARQALATI, encoded by the coding sequence ATGAGCGATCTGGTCTTGGTCATTAATGCAGGGTCTTCCAGCATCAAGTTTTCTTTGTTTGAAACCGCTGGCTCGGCCGACCCACAGGTGCTGTTCAAGGGGCAAATGGAAGGCCTGTATGTAGAACCCAAATTCACCGCCAAGGACGCCGCCGACCAGAAAGTGGCCGACGAAGTGCTGCCTGCCGATGTGCCGAAAAATCACGATTACGCACTGCGCCATATGCTCAGCTGGCTGGAGCAACGTCTGGGCGGGCGCGAAATCAAGGTGGTGGGCCACCGCGTGGTGCATGGCGGAACCAAATATTCGCATCCGGAGCGAGTGACGCCCGAACTGATCGCCGGGCTGGAAGCGCTGATTCCGCTGGCGCCTTTGCACGAGCCGCACAATATTGCGCCGATCAAGATTTTGCAGGATCTGCTGCCCAATGCGCCGCAAGTCACCTGCTTTGACACGGCCTTCCACACCACACAGCCCGAGCTGAACCAGCTGTTTGCTCTACCCTATGAATTTGCGCAGAAAGAAGGCATCCGCCGTTACGGTTTCCACGGCTTGTCATACGAATACATCGCCAGCGTGCTACCACATATCGACACCCGCGCAGCAGAAGGGCGCACCGTGGTGGCGCATCTGGGCAATGGCTCGTCCATGGCGGCTTTGCTCGGTGGCGAGTGTCAGGCGACCACCATGGGCTTTACCGCGCTGGAAGGCCTGCCGATGGGCACGCGCTGTGGCAGCATTGATGGCGGTGTTTTGCTGCACCTGATGAACCATCTGCAGATGGACGCCAAACAGATTGAAACGCTGCTGTATAAAGAATCAGGTCTGCTGGGCCTGTCTGGCGGCATTTCCAGCGATATGCGCGCGCTGCAATCATCTAGCGAGCCTTTGGCCAAATTTGCCATCGACTACTTCGCCCGCCGTATTGTGCGGGAAACCGCGTCGCTGGCCGCGGCGATTGGCGGCCTGGATTGCCTGGTGTTCACCGCCGGGATTGGTGAAAATGACGCCATCACCCGCGCCAATGTTTGCCACCAGCTACGCTGGCTGGGCGTGGAAATCGACGAAGCGGCCAACGCCGTCCGCTCGGGCGAACCACGCCGCATCAGCCTGGCCGACAGCAAAGTGGCAGTGTATGTGATTCCAACCAATGAAGAGCTGATGATCGCACGTCAGGCACTGGCCACCATTTAA
- a CDS encoding BPSS1780 family membrane protein, with the protein MSEHNPMIDLDAVIDSAIEPRSVATAQGWAWIVQSFRLFRQAPTAWVGMTGLFIVIMLASSLIPFIGGFLSTLLGPVLLGGLMLAAQRTDLGEQPPIATLFAGFQSYTIDLIKVGAYYMLGTITLMFLLSAAIDGLALIGVIDALPKEISEFSQISHLWPLGLLMLGCFALVYSAYFYAPALVMLNQMSATDAMKMSFLAFWRNWSPILLMSLLGGLLLLLLMLPFFLGLLIGLPVALISSYVCYADVFSNPAVTGEQA; encoded by the coding sequence ATGTCAGAACACAATCCGATGATTGATCTTGACGCCGTGATTGATAGCGCCATTGAGCCGCGCAGCGTGGCCACAGCGCAAGGCTGGGCGTGGATCGTGCAATCATTCCGGCTGTTTCGTCAGGCACCAACGGCATGGGTGGGCATGACGGGGCTGTTTATTGTCATTATGCTGGCCAGCAGCCTGATTCCGTTCATTGGCGGCTTTCTCAGCACTTTGCTGGGGCCGGTTTTGCTCGGTGGCCTGATGCTGGCGGCGCAGCGCACCGATCTGGGTGAGCAGCCCCCCATCGCGACACTGTTTGCCGGTTTTCAAAGCTATACGATTGATCTGATCAAGGTGGGGGCTTATTACATGCTGGGTACCATTACGCTGATGTTTCTGCTCTCTGCGGCAATCGATGGTCTGGCGCTGATCGGCGTGATTGACGCGCTGCCCAAAGAAATCAGCGAATTTAGCCAGATCAGCCATCTATGGCCGCTGGGTCTGCTGATGCTGGGCTGTTTTGCTTTGGTGTATAGCGCCTATTTTTATGCGCCTGCGCTGGTGATGCTCAATCAGATGAGCGCGACTGATGCGATGAAAATGTCATTTTTAGCCTTCTGGCGCAACTGGTCGCCCATCTTGCTGATGTCCTTGCTGGGCGGGCTTCTGCTTTTGCTGCTGATGCTGCCCTTCTTTTTAGGTTTGCTGATCGGCTTGCCAGTCGCGCTAATCAGCAGTTATGTATGCTATGCCGATGTATTTTCCAACCCAGCAGTAACAGGAGAGCAAGCGTGA
- a CDS encoding diacylglycerol kinase gives MSESPFKGKTGIKRVFNALGYSIDGLRAGWQNEAAFRQVLLLAVAGIPVALYLPVPIWGKALLIGSHLACVIVELLNSAIEAAVDHTSLEKHHLAKRAKDLGSAAQLIGLINLAMMWGLVLLA, from the coding sequence GTGAGTGAGAGCCCATTTAAAGGCAAAACAGGCATCAAGCGGGTATTCAATGCACTGGGTTATTCAATTGATGGCCTGCGTGCAGGCTGGCAAAACGAGGCGGCTTTTCGCCAGGTGTTGTTACTGGCCGTGGCCGGCATTCCGGTGGCCCTGTATCTGCCCGTACCAATCTGGGGCAAAGCCTTGCTGATTGGTAGCCATCTGGCCTGTGTGATTGTCGAATTGCTCAATTCGGCGATCGAAGCGGCAGTGGACCATACTTCGCTGGAAAAACACCATCTGGCCAAACGCGCCAAAGATCTGGGTAGTGCAGCACAGCTGATCGGCCTGATAAATCTGGCTATGATGTGGGGGCTGGTTTTACTGGCATAA